The Candidatus Abyssobacteria bacterium SURF_5 nucleotide sequence ACACGTATTCGTGCAGCAAAGAAGGAAATCGGGGCGGGGAAGCCCTGAAATGGGACTTCTGCCGGATTCGATCGAGCCGATATCGCAGCGGAAATAGGAACAGGTATCGCGGGAATATCCTCGAGTTTCTGCGATTTCACATAACTCGGCGCCCATCTTGGAAGCCCCGCACATCGCCGCATGGTTCTCCGGATACACCGGGATCACATCCATCGCGATCAGGAGTTCAACGGGTCCGCCGCCGGTCACCCATGCCACTTTTCTCTTATTATCCGCAGCATTTTTCGCTTCCAGGAAGTAAAGAGACATCAGCTCTCTCATTCGAGCGGCGGCACGGATGGGCGGAACGGAAGATTGCGTGCTCATGAAGCTCCAATATGATTCATCTCTTGGGGGACATCTTCTGCCGGGCCTGGAAAGTTCCTGTTTTCATACGCGTGCCTCCCGCCTCGGCTTGAGCGTTTCAATAAATGCTTCAATTCGCGTCATCACCGGGCCTTCCGAATAAACGCGTTCATCATTCATATCCGCTTCAACAATAAGGCCCGGCACTCCCGTCCATTCAGTCAGCATTTCCTTGATATCATACTGGCCTAATGAGTAGGGTCTGCAGCTTCGATTTGAATGGAAAATGACGCCGTCGACCGAATACCCCTCGACAATATCCCGCATCAGCTTCGCGCGATGCAGAATGCTCTCATTAACAAACGCCGAGGCGTAAGCGCGCGCAATGGCGTCAACCGGGTCGCTCCCGCTCAAGTCATACCGCGCCCACGCGTTCAGGTACGTGGAGGCAACCATACAGGCGCTCAGATCGATGAACTTTTCCGAAAGATCGCGCATCTTGAACCAGATGGGAAGATTATCCCACAGGAGACGATATTTTTCTCCCGGGACCGCTGCCACCCCCTCCCGGACACGTTCTTTCAGCTCCTTCTGCAATGTCTCGTAGAAATCGAGGACTTCCCGCGTTCCTCGCAGGGTGACGATGGGGGCCATCAGGATGAATCCGTCAAATGCGCTCATGGGTGCCGGGATGTTCTTGCACAAAGCCAGGGTTTCACCCCACATACTCGAGGCTTCGCCCGAAAGCATTGCGACTTCCGAAAATCGATCCATATCGAATTTCTTTCCAAGGATCGACTCCATCTGCTTGATTCCGCGACGCAACTGACTTTTGACATACTCGACGCTGCCCTCGGTCATCTCGT carries:
- a CDS encoding 2-hydroxyacyl-CoA dehydratase, with product MGERRSPRIHAGSRMKEMMSTYYLGAKNAADNNQKVAWITSGGPVELLIAMDVIPVYPENHGAMCGVTRMGPELCEIAENMGYSRDLCSYARCDIGSAVTGKSPIMGLPKPDFLLCCNNICGTVTKWYEVLARLFDVPLVFIDAPFIHDEMTEGSVEYVKSQLRRGIKQMESILGKKFDMDRFSEVAMLSGEASSMWGETLALCKNIPAPMSAFDGFILMAPIVTLRGTREVLDFYETLQKELKERVREGVAAVPGEKYRLLWDNLPIWFKMRDLSEKFIDLSACMVASTYLNAWARYDLSGSDPVDAIARAYASAFVNESILHRAKLMRDIVEGYSVDGVIFHSNRSCRPYSLGQYDIKEMLTEWTGVPGLIVEADMNDERVYSEGPVMTRIEAFIETLKPRREARV